From Struthio camelus isolate bStrCam1 chromosome 8, bStrCam1.hap1, whole genome shotgun sequence:
GCTTCAGCATTTGTAGAGAGGCAAATGCCAATATGTGCACGTTTTTACAGGACAAAAGTGTTTCATTAAAGACTCCTCTACACTTCCAAATGATTTGTacttatatattaaaataaaccgTGTGGCATATTGTAGCTAGTCATGCTTGGCACTAAAGGCTCATCTAGTATAGAACAAGGGGAGAATAAATATTTACTTGGGTCAAGCAAGTTAAGCTTGatggaatatttaaaaataaaacatcaccTTGATCAgcaatccattttctttttctcatgttccACTGAGGCACTTCCTATAAAATATCTCATTTAGAAAAACAGTGAGGCCAAGAAGCTAGCGGGAAACCTAAGCAAGCAGTcaagtttataaatatataaaataagctTGGAAGTTAcgggcaagttaaaaaaaatgacatcaaCAAAAATTCTACTTACTGCAGCTCGAGCTTCTGCAACTTTTGCCTTCTTCAGTCTGGTTTTTGCTGCATCCAAATCTAGTCGTTTATTTTGTAATAGTTTACGTTCTTTCTGTAAGTGAGTTAGGTTAGTTCAGGAgaaaagatattcaaaagcaaaatCCTGTCTAGttggcaatctttttttttaaataaaaaaaatcacgtaCAAAAAGCTTTCTTAAGTTGAACTAAGAAACAGAATTAGATCTTAACTATTCTCCTGCTTTTTATATTCAAGATAAGTATTTTTAAGAGCACAATAGTTAGAAAAAGTAAGTTTCCAATATGATTTATTTTGCCTAGTCAAAGGGAGAGAGTATAAACTGACAGCACCAATTCTATTTGATTTTCtacattttaaggaaaacaataatACTTAACTATCTACCACTTCATTTTAAAGACTTATATTTACAATTATTGTGAAATGATCAAGAAAGTACAATTCAACTTACAGTAATAGTTTTGTAGTCTCCTTCAATAAAGTTTCTTAGAGGAGTGAGAAAATTTATAGCAGAAGTTTGAATTAATTCTCTGTCTGCTGTCCCAATTCGCCTTTGTGTTTCTCCACATTTAATGAGTGCAtttcctgcaaagaaaaaaatacacaagttTCACAGTGATCCAGGCAGATGgttacaaaaagaaacaagtttctATAGGCACAAGAGTCTAAGTCAGCAGTTTGAAAGATAATCCAATGCCATGAAAAGAAGTCTTAATCAGctatttgaaaagttattttaaaaattaatttgtattaataaaaaaaaacctcaggtgAAGGCCAGATTTCAACAAGAATAGATATAACGTTGTAGTAGTGGCACCTGCTATGGCAACTCCATTGCAGACACCTATTTTAATCCTAGACACTGTACCCATTTATATTAATTCATCAACCTCCTCTGCTTCTACAGCATTTTCAATTGAGTAATTAGTCATGAGTACTTGGTAGCAAGAAAAAAGCCCACCTATCTACTGGAAGataatgcttccccccccccccccaaattctaaATATATTCCATCTTTGAAGGCATGTAGCATTTGTACATTAACTGAACAATAATTTGAAATCTGGTTCGGAATTAGATATTGCAACTGAAGACGGGACATCAGAAAATATAGTTCACTATTGTATTTCAGTAAACTGAAAAGTCTGAGTTACAAAATCCACTCACTAAGTTTTCAgaacattaaaacattttgataCCACATGAAAAGTAACAGTGTAACTTTATGCTAATGGTTCATGTAACTTGACCTGAATTACAAAAGTTACAGCAAATGCAAGCTTAGGGACTGCGTGCCTGTAAGTACAATTCtatttgattaaaacaaaaacagaaaacagtcatGAGGCTGATGATCAGAAAAAGGATCACAGATAATTTCAGCTGTTAGAGGAACAAAGCCTCCTGTTATTGACTGTGTATCCATAAGTCTTCTACAAGacatttacttgatttttttttttttaaagtgtacttTCCTTCCTTTGGAAGGGAACCCTGTTACTTCAGGATATAAAGAATTCATTCTTCCAAGAACAATAATTTCCCTCCTATTATAGTTCTGAAGCAAGCAACTAAAGTGAGCTAACTATCAGGGCTTGCATCTGAAGACTGCATGACACCTATGCATTCCAGTTGTTTAAGCTTAATTAACAGTTAAATCTATTATCAGCAGTTTAAAGAGTTGTAAAGAACACCACATTATAATTACAATTTATAActattacatatataaaaaatataacatctaattaaaagccagtggaaaaacACTATATACAACATCACCCCCAATCTTCCTGACATAGGTGTAGAATCTCGGTGGAGAAGGCAGAAAATGGAGATGATGTTCTACACTCTCCCATTGAcagtaaaatattatatataaagaaaacagGAATACTGTAAAGTTAGAGAAACTTATTACTAAAGAAACTAATTTCAGATAACATTTTTACTCCACATCACATATAGCACGCATAAATACTGCCAAACGTGCTACAATAAAATGAAAGTGTGTTCCATTCTAATCAGGAAATTAAATCTCAGAATTATTTGTTCAGGTGAGAATGTAACCAATCCACAAAGACAGTTATTGTTCCAACAGCAATTTCTATCTTCCATAATCTTTAGATTATGATAGAAACCTCATCACTGACCTCTTAATGTTCAAAGCTATACAAGTCATCTGAAACTGTTACAGAAATGATTGTCTTATCTAGAAGAAGGCAAGAAATATCACTTTacattcttcagaaaaagaaaaagaaaaaaaactgtgcatttccctccctcccatttctgcatttctgcaacaCGTAAGCCATATTCTTTGCTTCTACTTACCATAGGCTGTCCCTGGGCCAAATTCATTCCCTGCATCAATCATATACTGGCCTAGTAACTCTGGATTATTTAGACGACTTGGTGCTTTGCGGTCCAGCTTCTCATAGACAAATTCTTCTATTCTAgcatctaaaataataataatactgtaTTGAATCACCATTATTCAAAGTACAATTTATAagtataaaaggaaaagaaaaagaaagaaaacaattttcaagaATCCAGATATTTACGCTCAGTATTAAGTGGAAAATATTATTCTTGGGAAGAAACTGTATTCCGTGTTTTTCACGTTATGGTCAAGTCCTTCTTAGAGCCATCTGTGAAAGTGAAAAATTACGGTTTTCATCACTCTATCAgcatatttatacagtttttcagTATTGTGTCCAGAAGTCTTCACTCCAAGAGCATAACAGAGCTCTTCtgcttaacaaaaacaaaaaaatcctccccccccagccccatgaaaATTATCCCTAGGATCAGCAATACAGGAATTAAGTTAAACAGCTATTGTGGGTTCTGTCTGAAGATATGAAAATCTAGTAGCCACAGAAATTACATGCTCTCTTCCCCACTCCCTCCACCTCCTTGAGATGATCTGAAACAAATCACTAAAGatatctgaaaaatgtttcatttcatacTCCTATCTTTCCTCAGGTCAAACAACAGAATTATGCACAAAGTTGTCTCAACTAGGTAATCATTAATGTCCACTTATGACATTCAGTCACAACATGCTTCAGGCAAAAAAAAGCCTCTACAAATATTAACAGGAACACTGTTATTTATAATAACTTAAACTCCTCAGATACAAAACCTGATTTCTCTGACCAATTGTTTTGACTTCATAATTAGCTCACTTCATTCACGCTGTCAGTATGAACTAAATACAGCATGCAGTAAAACAGACAACCTACAAAGCTGTTCTTCAGTGAACAAACCCCCTACTTTGACGAAAGCAAAACATATGCTGTTAGACAGACAACTTTCATCAGTACTGGATTAAATAACTACTCCCTTGTCAATGTCACAAAAGTTAGCCTGACACAGAAAAACACAGTTGTCAGTTCACTTCCCGGCACCAAGCATGAACCCAGAGGGATCcaactttatcttttttctttactctggTCATAATTTTATTATAGATGGATTAAATGACAGAAGATCTGAAAAGTCATCTAAAATTGCTGAAATATTACATGGGTACAACCTAAAGATACTATTAAAATTTTGGCTGCAAACCTCTTCTCTCTCACCCAGACATGTTCCACTAACTACAACCACAAGAAGCTCTGAGGAACAGGTGACAGTCCTTCCAGGCTGCCAAGCAGTTGAAGATCACCACTTAACACTGAGTATTTTTAGACATGAGAAAATTGACTGGTTAGCATAAGTGAGATACTAGCATACATTATCCTTCTGCTGAAGCTTCCTAGCACAGTTTACTAGCCTCCAGTCACTGATTCAAAACTCTAAGTTTCTGAAAAAGTGAATGCctaatacaaatatttaacagGATTAAATATCTGAATTAAACGAACAAGACAACTGTTTCCTCTGGCCTATATAAAGGTAGAAATTCTTTAAGTCCTGTTGCAGACTTCCCACAGAatttgttgtgtttctttttcttaaacactGCTTTTAGACAACTAAAGGATGCAACAGATCTCCAGAATAACACTTCAAAGATCAGCATTCTAAAGAATTTATCTGGATGGCATTTAGAGATAAGATATCAGTATGTGATTTTCCTGTACTAATAAACCCTAGATCAGTATGGCATTGCAATGAAAATATTCCTGGTTTTAGTGCAGAGGTATTGcgattttatttatttgagtgAACCTGAAGGAGATTTAGATTTCTTGGTAATAGTAGTTTGCCTAGTGGCTACAGACCAGGTCCTGATTTGAAACCTAGACTAGAGCACTAGGAAAATCCCTATAGCTGTCATTTCCCCTATTATAACTGTCACAAACGGTACCATTTATTGAAGGATAGGGGCCTGAAACTGATTTCCTCAATATCACTACTCATAGCAGCAAttccaaaaataaacaacaaaataaacacaCCAGAAAACTAAATTTCTTATATCCATGTTATTGTTACAGTAAGAGATTTGCCAGCAATGAAAGTACATCTGAGACTATTTCATTGCTTATATATGGTGCATAAAAAGCTGCAATGCTTGCAAATGATAAAGACATAGAAAATATCTTGAGAAGAGGAATTCTTTTATTAAAGAATTCCTCAAATCCAATGTTTCAGTACATCTTGCCTCCTTCACATTGAATTGTATTATGCAGAAGGTTGAAAATCAGTCTAATGACAGTTCTTGAACCATTTCATGCACTCCATGAAATAATTTTAGAGTTTTTACAGCCACCTAAAATTTTTTAAGTAAATGGAAAGCTGGTTCAAAGAGCTCCCCTCAGATTCCATTTGCCAGAAGCTTGCAGCTTTCTCCTCACAAAAAGCCTTTTTTGCCTTCTTCAGGGTGTTCCCTTCATGTTGTTACAGCTATATTCGAGTTactttaaaatttgcatttttctaaTTAACTTGGTTATGGGAACAGAATGTTCTAGCATAGAACAGAAAACAAGTAATGGAAGCAACGGGAGCTACAGTGAGAAATTCAGTTAAACAGaaaacaactcaaaaaaaaaaaatcagtcagctAGAGATTAACCAGCATATGGAAACAGTGTGACAGTTTGGAGGTTTGCCCCTAAGGTTTTTCCCATTTGAAGGGTTAAGGAAGAACCAGAAGAATGCAACTGGCATAGTGTCTCCAGTTCTCAGCGGCTCTTCAAAATATGCCCTTCCCCAACCCCAGCCCTTAAGTTTTAGAGCTAGCACATTCAGCCGTAACTTTTAAGATACCTATGTCAGTAAACAATTACACAGGCAAATTTATTAATTCAGAAATTGCAAACAAAAACCTGAAGTACTTCTTACTTGGATTTGGCTGCAATAATACTTCTgtctgtttcattattttttctgtccACAATTTAGTGCATTCTGCTTTGCTGAGGAGGTTCTCCAGGTGAGCATCCAGTTCAGTCTTCTCTGCTTGACCAAGCTTTTCTTCTGTGAACTACGGTTAGAGAGACAGGTTGGCAATACTAAGTTAGCTTATAGAAATAGTTTCACAGTATAACTTTAGGACAATAACTCTTTACTCATATTAGTTGCAGATCATGCTTTCAAAGATGTAAGCATTATACAGTCTTCACTAAAGAAGTAAGGATAAATTTGAAAGTTGGTAAGCTCAACAACATgctcttattttcagaaaatgggGGTGGAGATGGTGTTAATCAGATTGAGATGAGAAAGGCCATTTAAATAAATCCTCTGCTCTACCTGGTGCTCAGAGTTCTCATTTGAAGCACTTTACCTGATTTTGCATAGCGCTCttcaaaacataaaacaaaaggaaagagtgCAGAGGTAACTAAGGCAATTAAAAGATTAGAAAATACACACGGAAATAGGATAGTAATTAAAGCTGACGCTTCTCCAAAGTAAAAGCAGAAGGCACAACAGATTCTCTTTGCAGCTACCTTCAATGTATTTAAAGAAGGTTGTCCTGTCCACAGCAAACAGGATAAAAAGCAGTAGTGTTAAACTAGAATATGAAGACTCAAATTAGAATTAAACATTAGAGAATGCTTTCAAAGACAAGGATTAAGTGCTAAATCAGACTGCCCAGGGATGTTGTGGAATATATATCTATTGCAGGGgaggggctttttttcctctcccccctgccccccccccccccaagaatagGCTAAACACATCTTTCAGGAATTGCTTAGATATAATTGATCCTTTACAGAAAGGGTTAGATGACCTTTAATGTTCTCGTCTAAATTGTGATTTCAGTGACAGTGAAATACAATATAAACTTCATTTAGCTAAATAAAAACTAGTAGGCTACTCATTTCACTTGATATGTAATCCATGCCAGCTCTTATTAATACACAACCAGTTTGCACTTCAATCCCAGCTCTCTGTGAAAGGGGGAGGACACACAGAAGTTTCATGTCAGGGAACCCAACAAGAACAGAACTAATAGCATTTTGCCCCACTCTTGAAAAAGCTAGCTTCCTCACGATGACAATCTCAGCATTTGACAGTCTATTCAAAGTCAGgcattttcagttaaaagaacCTGGCTTACAAGTAAATGCCTAACAAGCTTACCAATTAAGAACATAATAGAACTGGAAGCATTTTGATTGTCAAACTTTATTCCCAAAAAGTTATTAGGTGGAATATTTAAACTGTCTGTAAGAAACAGGAATACAACAAAAATAGAACTATATTAGCCAAGGTTGTCTTAATTTCCATTACATGTAGACTAAAAATAACTTTGACACTGTGCACTTCTAAAGCGTGGATAAATACTGCGCCTTTGGGGATTCTGCATACATGCAAGCTCTTCTGTGAGAAAGTTCAGCTGCAGCACAGGGAGAAAGGGTATTTATGGATCTACTGTTATTCATGTTTAAAAGGCTCTTTTAAAAGGTGTCAGGCACTGTAAAttgttcatgaaaactttttacaGCTTTATTAAAATACTATCTAAACGGTTTTAAAGTTACTTTTCTGATTGACTAATTCCAGGCAATtgtatttgtttctgaaatgGGCTTGCCTATTAACATTTCTGTAAATCTACTCAGGAATGTGAAAACTGCTTAGCCAACGATATTGTAGACTTCAAGTATACTCTTAAAGAAAAGAGTTAATTTTAGTAATGCCAAGCAGCATAATAAACAGTAGTTGGAAACAGTAATTGGATAGAAGTATAGTTTTCATCATGAACATAACGCACTACTGCTGCCACTTCGATTTTTCAAGTCGGTCACCCAGTTCAAAAACTGAAATTTGAACTGGTCTGTTTTACATTCTTTTTCAGATTTTACTCAATCCCTTCTTAAGGcggaggtggggaaggggggaaagcaCATCAGGCACATGaagattttttcctctgatggaaaaaggaaaaaaaaaaaacatacacacaaaaacactGCTCTAGAGAGGGCAGATACCATTATCTACTTTGAAGAGatctctcctaaaaaaaaaaaagttttatttttattaaagctcaATACACATGGTATAAGTATATTTAATATAAGCACTGCTGCTAAGGAGGAAAAGCCCAGCTCATCATTCCTGactgccatatgggcagcttgTCTATTGCAGAGGCTGGCAAGAGGAAGGACTCATTCCTACTACTACACTCTGTGTACCTCGGATACCACTACCTATACCTACTTTTCATATCACACAAATTGCAACTACTGCAAGCTCCACTGAGAACAGGTGCTTCAAAGCAGGTTCTACCCATCAGATGGAAGGGTAGTCTTTGGATGAAGATGGCCAGTAGGCTCAATTTTACTAAGCTGTACTTCTAAGGGGTTTTTCCCACtcaaggtaaaaaacaaaaatacttctctCTGCAGCTTTCTGTAGATTACCAACGAGACTATGGTGGTCTGAACACAATGCAATTTTATCCACAGGAGAAACAGGTTTCTTGGAACATAAATACCAGGTGCTTGTGGGTAAAACAACCCCAATCCATCTGTAACAGGAAAGTTGGGTAAGCCTGTGAAACACCAACAAgatgttcagcagcagcaagctgaAATGGGAATTCTaagtggttttcttacaaaccaTATTACACTGCACTGAACTACTTCACAacatttgttgttgcttttaataTCGCAAAGCGACTACTATCAGGTCATATTAAATCATCTAATGATACCTGAACATAAGAATTTAACTCAATTCACAAAGCTGTACTTTTTACTTGAGGACAAAAATCCACAGCCAGTTGATATAAAAAGAATTCACAAAAAGATTGTCCCTCAATACCATCTGCACACCTTATGTGGATAATAACTTAAGaaaaaatgggggggagggggagcagcagTAGCATACAGAGTGCCAGCAACTTAGATGATAAGGAACAGGTTAAAgatttgctccccccccccatttaaacTTCCCATTTTAGGGGAAAGTGGCAGCTGGCAGAGGAAAATTACTACTTCCACATTTCCACTGAATTTTCGTCTACATGAAGCAGACCACTGATGTAGCTATTCAGTCATAAATCAACAATGCTGATAGAGCACACTGGAGTAAACCACAGCTCATACCAGCTTTAAATCATGACAGACTCCAGAAAATTTCTATTATGTTTAATATAATAAGCTGATTTACATATAAAAAGtcaagataaaagaaaagaaatcacaagGTCCCATCATAGGATCTTACAATAAAGGGTAAACTGTATCCCTTTTTCCCTTGTCCAGCAAGAAAAGTAAATCgggtggaggttggaaaggaAGAGATGGCCTGGGAAACACGTAGAGCTGGaaagtgggggggagggagggagtatGTGGGAAGAAGTCAATCACAAAGAAACCCCCCCTCCAAAAGCTTCGAGTTCATTTACGTTTGaacaaaaatgctttcagatGAATTTCTATTCTTAGAGCTCTGCTGCTGACCGCTGGTTTTGCTAGAATATCGATATTCAGGGCAATACATCAGGCTGGGTTCAGACCAGAGGGTAACTTTAATCATGTTCCAGGCCTGACAGTGACCCATAAAGAATTCATGAGAAACCAGAGTGGATGACTACACACTGCTTGCATGTCCACCTCCCTACAGGAAATCTGTCCAGGTTTGATTATATAATGCAAGCAGATTACAGCTCAAGACAACAGCCAAGAAACAAAAGCCAATTATAGTGCCCTTAGcataaagaaaggggaaagactGACTTGGAAACAATGGCCTATcaaacaagattaaaaacaacactgaaaccgaaacaaacaaacaaaaaagcctaagTGGACAGACACGTTCAAGCGTCTCACAAAAGCTGCAACTGATCAGAGCGCAAAATATGTTTCCCGGCTGTTAAAAATGTATCTGCTTCTTTCGGGCGAGACACATTTTTACTCTTTCCACACGCGGGGATACACGAAGTACAACTGTGTGTCGCCGCAGCTGTCgccggcccagccctgccccctcccccaggCCAGACCTGTCCCGACCccaggcggccgcggccccggcccgcagcccccgccgcaggAGGCCGCGGACGCCGCCAGCGCGGGGGACGCGCCGCGAAGGGGCCGGCTGGGGGAGCGGGCCCCTCGCCACAGCACACCGCCGcctgccggggcgggcggcggcgcgccgggggccTGGGCTCACccgccccacggcggcggcgccgccagcgccgggctcgcactccctgccctggaggggaccgcggcgccggccgctgcgccagccccggggagggggcgccgggcggcctgGGGCGGAGCCgcgggggccggccgccgcctcgagcgccaggccgggccgcgggagccgggccgcgggagccggTCCACGGCTTCGCCCGGCCGCGCGGCCCGCCGCCACCcttccggggcgggcgggcgagccgtACCTGCACCGCGCGGCTCAGGAAGGTGCCTGCGTCGGCCGCCAGCTTCTTTACGTTGAAATCCATGATGTTCATCCTCGGGGGTGGGGGCCGCcgggcggggcgagggcggccgaCTCAGCCGGacacccgcggcggcggcggaggccgcTCCGGCCCGTCCCTGTGGGGAGCCGCCAGGGGGCGGAGCCtagcgcggccccgccccgcccggcgcagcgcggcgcggcagcTGATTGGCTGGTGCGGCGGCGTCAGGCGCAGAGCCCGGATCGGCCGGTGGAGCGGCGGCAACGCCCGGCACGGCCCCGCCCCGGAGAGAGGCGCCTCGCGCCGCTGAGGGCGGCGGCCGCTCGGGGGTCGCGGCGCCGCCTCGGGAGAGGGGCCTGGCCGTTATCTGCGCGCGGCAGGGcctgggccgcggcgggggcagggaGGCGGCCCTGCGCCGGTCGCGGTGCGGAAGAGGGAAGGCCATCTTGTGCGAGCGCCGCCGTGGCGGCGGCCCGCTCCGGGGCCCGCCTGCCCCTGGCAGGACGGTGTCGGCGCTGCCTGCGCAACCCGCCGCGGCCCGAgtggccccggccgccgccaccccGTGGCCGGCGTCGCCAGGGGGGACTCGGAAAGTCCAGAGTTTTTGTGAGTCAAATCTCGTTTGTCTTCATGAGAAATACTTTTAGGATAGGCCGTGACAATGTAAGTCGGGAAAGAATTTGTCAGAAGTCTCCCAGAAAACGGCTGTTTGTTAAAAGAATGCGTTtaggtaaatatatatttacacaacTGTAAAATACCACCAAAACATCACAGAGTTCTCTTTAAAAATACCTTAAGTATCACAGCTCTGTTCTATTCTAACTCAATGCCACCAAGCAAGCGATTTAAAAGATGAAGTTACCctctaattttaataattttgcgTTACCTTAACTTATGTCATCACAATGTCTAAATGCCGAGGAAGAGAAGAGGCCCTTTGACATGGATAGCTATTAGAAACAAGTTTACAGAGTGGCATTATTGGCAACAAATTAACATTCCTTGCTTGGAAATGATCCTGGTGATTCAGTTGAGTAACTTGCCAACCAACAGTACCACTTAGCTAAATTTGATAAAGTCAGAGGAAATCCTGGGGCATTAGGACAGGAAGTGGAACAATCCAGGAAAGGGAAGTAAGTGTAACAATCAACACAATCTTGCTTAAGTACTGGTCAGATTccaggatttaaaaaacaaaacaaaacccaaactctATGAAGTTCTCATTGTATAAGTAGTAGTGATAAAAGAGGTGGCCTGAAAGCTATTCTATGTATGTATTTGCTTTGCTTGAATTATATTTTAACCTCTTTCAGCTTTTATTGTATCACATACAtagtatatgtgtgtatatatttatagatgAAAACTATGACtggtttgtttctattttcttaaaatgatttCTACTGGCATAATAACGTCTCAAGAGTGTCAGGTGTTAGAGGAGTTGATGCACTTGCAGAGAATACTACATGGTCATATAAAAACCaattgctgctgcttgtggtAGGATCTGTAAAAATGTAGGATATGTGAAAAGACAGCAACATCAAAGATTTAAAATTAGGACACacaaatacaattattttatttcatggcTTTCATTAGTGTTAACTCTTAGCAGTTCCCATTGACAGAGTCCATTGACTGAGATGTCAAAATGAGTGTGGCGTGGCGATGCCCGACGCTAAGGCAGAAGTACCCACCTCAGGTGAGATAGGTGGGCACCCCAACATGCCTGCGGAAAGTGGCATGTGCAGATGGGAGTTCACAGTGGCCAGCACGGTCCAGCCTTGGCCAAAAAAATGCTGGCTTTTCCTTGAGCCTTGCACCCTGCTGCTACCCAGGGCTTATGGGCCTCACCTACCAGACAAAGGTGCTACTTTCTATGGTATACTGATAGCCTTGGCACTCAGCTCTTTCCTGAGTGGGTAGATACCACTCCTTTCTAGCATAACCCagatggaagaggaggaggagtccCTTCTTTTTAGCCCTCATGGGTTAGAGTACTCAGGTAGGATTTGGAAGGTCTACTTTTAATTGTTTCCTTCTTAAGGAGGCCTAATCCCAAAATTCCCACCTCTTAGGAAGAGGCCTTAACTAGACACTATTTCCACCTTTAACAAGTTGACTATTTGACATATGTGAAGCAGGGGGtgttattttcagttcttttaacattcttcctcttttcataaatatttaagcaGTCAGTGAATGagtgaaagggagaaaataagtCTTCAGATGAATGGTTACCACAGTTATCTAAGAGGAAAGAGATCTGTCCTAATTCATGTTTATATGTTTCATATTAAGCAGCCcttatttgaaacattttctttcaccaTTTTATCCTACAAATgtttaacataaaatgaaattcagtcaTTGGAACAGAAGCTGGAACTCCATGTCGCCTGTCTgaattctgcagtattttactATCCACTAAACCACTATGGAGTTCCTTGCTTTCCTGAGTTCTCTTTCTCCATGCCCTATAAGCCTATAACCTAATGGTCAGGACAAACTTTAGAAAAATTTTTGCACGTCTTAGAAGAAACATGCATTTGGGTGTTAACAGCTTAGAGATTCCTTCTGTCATTACCATGTGCAGGCTGTCTGCCTGTCTCTATTGGAACCTTCAACACCTGCAGCAGGGGCTCTTAGTGGCAAATGTAggctttctctgcagctgctgttcaGAGCTAAACAAATCGTCAGGGGGTTGGGTTCAGGTTAAACTAatagaggaagtcgatgaggccttctacagacagctggaagtagcctcacagtcacaggccctggttctcatgggggatttcaaccaccctgatatctgctggaaagACAACACAGCTCAGCACAAACAGTctaagaggttcctgcagagcactgatgataacttattgacacaggtggtggagatgccagcaaggagaggtgtgctgctagaccttgtactaacaaacaaacaaggtctagttggagaggtgaaggttgggggcagccttggctgcagtgaccatgagatagtggagttgaggatcctacgaggaaggagcagggcaataagtaggatcacaaccctggacttcaggagagctaactttggcttcttcagggacctacttggaggaatctcatggggta
This genomic window contains:
- the SH3GLB1 gene encoding endophilin-B1 isoform X4; translated protein: MNIMDFNVKKLAADAGTFLSRAVQFTEEKLGQAEKTELDAHLENLLSKAECTKLWTEKIMKQTEVLLQPNPNARIEEFVYEKLDRKAPSRLNNPELLGQYMIDAGNEFGPGTAYGNALIKCGETQRRIGTADRELIQTSAINFLTPLRNFIEGDYKTITKERKLLQNKRLDLDAAKTRLKKAKVAEARAASEQEVRITQSEFDRQAEITRLLLEGISSTHAHHLRCLNDFVEAQMTYYAQCYQYMLDLQKQLGSFPSTFLSNNNQSSSIPVQNVSAPSVLASASASLPSVTNSIVTSGFSELKSSSGSRKARVLYDYDAANSSELSLLADEVITVYSIPGMDSDWLMGERGNQKGKVPITYLELLN
- the SH3GLB1 gene encoding endophilin-B1 isoform X3, whose product is MNIMDFNVKKLAADAGTFLSRAVQFTEEKLGQAEKTELDAHLENLLSKAECTKLWTEKIMKQTEVLLQPNPNARIEEFVYEKLDRKAPSRLNNPELLGQYMIDAGNEFGPGTAYGNALIKCGETQRRIGTADRELIQTSAINFLTPLRNFIEGDYKTITKERKLLQNKRLDLDAAKTRLKKAKVAEARAAIWAEEVTKSEQEVRITQSEFDRQAEITRLLLEGISSTHAHHLRCLNDFVEAQMTYYAQCYQYMLDLQKQLGSFPSTFLSNNNQSSSIPVQNVSAPSVLASASASLPSVTNSIVTSGFSELKSSSGSRKARVLYDYDAANSSELSLLADEVITVYSIPGMDSDWLMGERGNQKGKVPITYLELLN